The genomic segment atctgttttgtgtttgtttctggTTTTGCATCTGAAATCGAGTATTATTAGAGTCTATAATGCTCAGTCTTTGAATCGGTTGTGCTGTTGCCTTCTTTGTTGTACTTTGAGGATTTGATTCACTTCGTCTCTGTGAAGAGCAGAGCAGAAATGATGTAACGTCGTGCATTTCTTATGCAATTCAGTTCTGATTTTTAGGGAAATTTGGAAATTTGTATGTTCATTTCAAGGATTTGTAATTTTAGGATTCACAAACTGTTTATTGACTAGTTGAGTAGTCAGTTCGTGTTGTAGCAATCAGTTCTGAATGATTTAGGAGAATGAGGAAGTTTTATTAATACATTGAAGTGTCTAAACTTAAGGGCGTATGTGGATTCTGTTTTATGATGGTAATCAGTTCTGTATGTTGTTCAAACCATTTCTTGTGCTAGTTCAACTCAAAATGGTTTAATTTTTTGTGTCTTAGGTGAACATTCCTAAAACTAAGAACACCTACTGCAAGAACAAGGAATGCAAGAAGCATACCTTGCACAAGGTGACCCAGTATAAGAAGGGTAAAGACAGTCTTGCTGCCCAGGGAAAGCGTCGTTATTATGGAGGTCAGACCAAGCCCGTCTTCCACAAGAAGGTAACACTAAAGAAACAATAATGCTCTGATTCAGATTTGATTTGCCTTATTTTGATCCCTAATTGCAGTCTGAGAACAAATGTAGGAGTTGAGATTTTACTCTGTGAAATATGTTTCAAATAGCCTGTTGCCTATGAAAGTTTTATAGGATTATCTGTTCCTACGCCTGTGCTCATCATTTGTCTTTCGTTCTAACAGGCTAAGACAACCAAGAAGATTGTCCTGAGGCTGCAGTGCCAAAGCTGCAAACATTTCTCTCAACGCCCTATTAAGGTAATGTGTGAGACATTCTTTATCGTTGTTAAACACTCCTTTGGTATCGGTTCAGAGCCATTTGTGTGTCGGTTTTGCAGAGGTGCAAGCACTTTAAGATCGGTGGAGACAAGAAGGGAAAGGGAAAGGGAAAGATATTACACTCAAAGATAGCTTATATAATCAAAAGACCATAAATACATCTTGTGgcgtaataatattttgatcctATATTTGGTAGATAAAATTCTGCAACACAAAAGTCAAGTAGTTCTGTTCTGTGTAAATATTTCTCGCTGACAGAATTTGCAACACTAATATCTGCGATAAGTGGCAACAATTCTACTCGATTGTAAAATACACATCTGAATATAACTCAAAGTTTCAATACTgtaggaaagaaagagagagtaaaaaatatatgaatccaATATACATAAACTGAATGCTTGTGATTGCAGAAGAGATGACATAGTGATTGAGAgatttcattcattcattcactgaataataaaacaaatggaAAGAAGCTACAAAACTTTTGACAAACATGGTTTTGCGTGGAGAAAAACATACAAGTTAAACATACTAATAAAGATCATTGACactgagaatatatataaaggTGAACTACATTGTTGTAAAACCCTAGTTGATCGTGTTGTTCATGCCCTCAAAGTCATAATCTAGAATACGGATGCTAAGTTATCTTCTATGACCGGTGTTTGGTACGTGCTCGACATAAAAGAATCAGTGGAAAGTGGATCGTAGCCAGGAAATAGTGAAGAAAACTCCAAATCCATCGGACAAAGATCCCAAACACCATCGACCCCAAAATTATCTGTGGGCGGCACCGGAAAATAATCGCCGAACGTAAAAGGATCGAACAGAGAAGAATCCGAAACACCGACATCCGTGAAAGCAGAATAAGATCCTAAACTGGAATCAGTTTCGTGGTAGCCAGGGAACTCgtcaaaccctaatcgatcttCCGGCATCATCATAGCCACGTTACAATTTGTAATGGTGGCGTTTTCTGAAACCCTAatatgatcatcttcttccgTCTCCTTCGGCTTAGAGTTCTTCGAGTCGCCCCTTCTTAACATACTTGTCTTTCGTTGCTTGATTCCAACTAGTTGAGAGCTAAGCTTATCGATATGTCTCCTCAAATCCTCAACCGACAAACCCTTGATATCAGAGACGAAGTCGTAAAGATCGCAAGCGTGATTCTTTCTCTTCTGATCGCTTATCGCATTGAACTTTCCAACGATCCCTGATAGGGCTTGTGGGTTATCTTGCGGCTCGGGCCAGACTTGGAGATCGTTGTTGGGGCCGTAACAGATGAATCCGACAGAGTTGCCGCATAGAACAGAGAGCTCTGTCGCTTTCTTCTTAAAGCCTGGAAACttctttttgaaaaagtttttctTCGTCTTCAAATCAACATCAGCATCAGAGAAATTACGGGGAGGAGCCATCGCGGTGTATTCAGAGAGAAAGTAAGAAAAAGTAAGTTTCGATCGCGGTGTATTCAGAGAGAAAGTAAGAAAAAGTAAGTTTCGATCGTGAGAAGTAAGATCGCGGTGTATTCAGAGTCTCTGTTCGTGAGAAGTGAAAACCtagaaaaagtaatatattatatatatatatatagacgctCTATCTCAATCCCACAACTATCTcgtaatttcctttttttcgtttccaacttttttttgttgagttttattataattaattgcATTCCAAGGGTAATTATGATGTgcaaaatgattaatttttttcttcaatccaccgtaaaaaattatatatatatatatatatatatatatgtttttaagtacattttgagatttatcattttatttgtacttatttacaaatttaatccctAAACTTAATCTCGCTTAATTACGAGGAGCCATCGCGTTGTTCGATCCTAATGTAATGACGAGAAGCGAGAACCTACTATATATAGTGACGAAGCGAGAACCTATATAACGACTAGATGTGAAAACCTAGAAAAGGCTTATGTTATGTGCATTGAGTTTTTTCatcataaatttgattttttattgtataaaaaaatttgagaactctttattaattaaaaataattaactcttttttaatgttatcttattttgcattttatcttaaattattatttaaaataattaataattttaaaacatattaaatatgtttaattttattaattagttatattttataccATATACTATATTATCAATAATACaattataaatactaatatagttagtaaaagttttacaaataGTACCTTTTTTCAACTCTCAGAATTTGTTTATTCATactaaaatttttattgtatcaactaatattatttttaaataataaatattttattatataaacttgggttttcaaagttagccattaataGTATCATGACAAGTGTCAAGTATACTGATGAGATAtcgacatgtgtcaagttatcaatctcagattttgacttatgtaaaagttaatatttaataggaggaatttgattaataaaaataaaatattttgttttaaaaatttttaataatgtaaaaagataattatcaaaaactacagaatttataattaaaaaaatacaaagttttattaaataattataagcagattatatatatatatatttcataaaatttgaaaatataatattatttacttatttttaattttaaattactaattctacaaaaaaaatatagaaaaaggaattaagaaaaatatacagttaatttttaattctaaattttgtagatattcacttctatatgaacatagatcgtctcatatttaaataatttattcacaacgctgctttcaactttgtttaattgagaaattttttttaatggaaaggtaaatttttattatttttttctcatactTTTGGAAATGACCCgtcccgtttttttaataataaataataaatatataactataatataataataaactacaactagtggtcccatacccactagccacctaatcacaataacaatcatcagcggaaaacattaccaatatccaataaatataaatagccaatattaattccaaatcataaactaatgatccaaacaacataaaccaaagaaccagcaattctaaacaacattctaggactccactctagcaacctaacaaaagccagacaaccaagcgaaccactagaacatcctcctcttcatcgccctgattccacggtcatactttgcctttacctgcaccacaaacacatattgcaatgcatgagtatttaataaacactcagtaaggcaatcctcccatctactgggctatacacacaagcaatagagacatctctaaccatcaaccaacaatcatcaatcaacaatcaacaatcaacaagccaaacaacacatagattagagaaatctccagcttagataagccatggtcctgcacttaccttaacaagtgattcacaaaactaaatacaaccaaatgagaggctttccaatatccaagaacaaccatacttgttcctacaaccaatcacaacaaaaaacaaatattaaaaacaaactgccagaaaaacagaaaagaacaacctcacaagtgaaaccacaaaatcaaaactaactgttcactttctaatccctccggtgaaaagcaaggtatatacgtccagaagcttctcacaaaatttcagcacgatcagataatagatgaaaccgcaatcgtcctcgtaacacccgctggtctcaatccgcgaatgagaagaaacaccccacgaaactgccaatatctctTTTCAAAACGATTTGACCAGTCGAATCCTCCTTCCcccaaaccctgacagttctgtttaTCTCTTAAcactaaggaaaaagcttgatctgcttctctttctcctttgcaCCAAATAACCAACACTTAACtgtctttctctccctctctcagaTGAAAATGTCGGCCAAAGCACAAAAGCATGAGAGGAGGCGTGagttgagaaagagattaggggtttttggtttaattagattaaaccataatttaattaaaccaaaattaattaaaatccactcttttggtttactcaacataaCCCAAACTCTATTCCAGGAAcatggatgttacaattctcccccaccaacatagattcgtcctcgaatctcgaacaaccatcagtcaaggactcccgtgcaaccgtctccacagGGGGCACTCCTGCGACCGATCTatagaaggtcacctctaggcgatagactcacgctccaggcgtcatttgctctcgacttcttggactttcctttactcataggcctaaaccttgagtttttattggcttctcatcagacctaagtctgcatgccaaatgttggctcctcattgggcctaaacccgcatgccataatatatataaggaaaaatccaaaactcGTCTCTCatgttgccaccctacagcgcgcccccgtatcgtcatccgaagtcgatataccaaccatattcccaagccacaaagtttCGGAgcatggcagtactaggagaatctaagtcccccaagagccgcgagcaaacaattctgaacatgtctgagtcctatccctatccaggtttccttcccgtggtttgcgtaaaacatctcaatgtcctaccaacaacatattccctcactggaatacctaatgaccacacaaggatcataaacatgccacaagggccagacaaatgtcctaaacaggaccgtcacaaagaccaaacaaatgtcctaaagaggaccatcacaaagaccaagcaaatgtcctaaagaggaccgtcacaaagaccaagcaaatgtcctaaagaggaccgtcacgaagaccatctgtcccgaaggaccgtcacaaagaccatctgtcccgaaggaccgtcacaaagaccatctgtcccgaaggaccgtcacaaagaccatctNNNNNNNNNNNNNNNNNNNNNNNNNNNNNNNNNNNNNNNNNNNNNNNNNNNNNNNNNNNNNNNNNNNNNNNNNNNNNNNNNNNNNNNNNNNNNNNNNNNNNNNNNNNNNNNNNNNNNNNNNNNNNNNNNNNNNNNNNNNNNNNNNNNNNNNNNNNNNNNNNNNNNNNNNNNNNNNNNNNNNNNNNNNNNNNNNNNNNNNNNNNNNNNNNNNNNNNNNNNNNNNNNNNNNNNNNNNNNNNNNNNNNNNNNNNNNNNNNNNNNNNNNNNNNNNNNNNNNNNNNNNNNNNNNNNNNNNNNNNNNNNNNNNNNNNNNNNNNNNNNNNNNNNNNNNNNNNNNNNNNNNNNNNNNNNNNNNNNNNNNNNNNNNNNNNNNNNNNNNNNNNNNNNNNNNNNNNNNNNNNNNNNNNNNNNNNNNNNNNNNNNNNNNNNNNNNNNNNNNNNNNNNNNNNNNNNNNNNNNNNNNNNNNNNNNNNNNNNNNNNNNNNNNNNNNNNNNNNNNNNNNNNNNNNNNNNNNNNNNNNNNNNNNNNNNNNNNNNNNNNNNNNNNNNNNNNNNNNNNNNNNNNNNNNNNNNNNNNNNNNNNNNNNNNNNNNNNNNNNNNNNNNNNNNNNNNNNNNNNNNNNNNNNNNNNNNNNNNNNNNNNNNNNNNNNNNNNNNNNNNNNNNNNNNNNNNNNNNNNNNNNNNNNNNNNNNNNNNNNNNNNNNNNNNNNNNNNNNNNNNNNNNNNNNNNNNNNNNNNNNNNNNNNNNNNNNNNNNNNNNNNNNNNNNNNNNNNNNNNNNNNNNNNNNNNNNNNNNNNNNNNNNNNNNNNNNNNNNNNNNNNNNNNNNNNNNNNNNNNNNNNNNNNNNNNNNNNNNNNNNNataaggagccatcttaatactcgcctgataactgttgttgtaagcaaactctatcaggttcaggtgatctgttcaatggccaccccaatccaaaacacacatcctcaccaaatcctccagcgtctggatcgtcctctctgactgtccatctgtctggggatgataagctgtactcatatgcaccttagtgcccatctctccCTGAAATGCCTGcaaaacaccgaagtgaacttggaatccctatcagagacaatactcgctggcaccccatgcaacctgactatctccttcacatacttcgtggccaa from the Camelina sativa cultivar DH55 chromosome 12, Cs, whole genome shotgun sequence genome contains:
- the LOC104732221 gene encoding 60S ribosomal protein L36a-like is translated as MVNIPKTKNTYCKNKECKKHTLHKVTQYKKGKDSLAAQGKRRYYGGQTKPVFHKKAKTTKKIVLRLQCQSCKHFSQRPIKRCKHFKIGGDKKGKGKGKILHSKIAYIIKRP
- the LOC109127970 gene encoding agamous-like MADS-box protein AGL49; protein product: MAPPRNFSDADVDLKTKKNFFKKKFPGFKKKATELSVLCGNSVGFICYGPNNDLQVWPEPQDNPQALSGIVGKFNAISDQKRKNHACDLYDFVSDIKGLSVEDLRRHIDKLSSQLVGIKQRKTSMLRRGDSKNSKPKETEEDDHIRVSENATITNCNVAMMMPEDRLGFDEFPGYHETDSSLGSYSAFTDVGVSDSSLFDPFTFGDYFPVPPTDNFGVDGVWDLCPMDLEFSSLFPGYDPLSTDSFMSSTYQTPVIEDNLASVF